A genome region from Oryctolagus cuniculus chromosome 20, mOryCun1.1, whole genome shotgun sequence includes the following:
- the GLRX5 gene encoding glutaredoxin-related protein 5, mitochondrial, giving the protein MSGSLGRAAAALLRWGRGGGLWSPGVRTAGSGAGGGGGSGSTEHLDALVKKDKVVVFLKGTPEQPQCGFSNAVVQILRLHGVRDYAAYNVLDDPDLRQGIKDYSNWPTIPQVYLNGEFVGGCDILLQMHQNGDLVEELKKLGVRSALLGEDKDQDSK; this is encoded by the exons ATGAGCGGGTCCCtgggccgggcggcggcggctcTGCTCCGCTGGGGGCGCGGCGGAGGCCTGTGGAGTCCGGGCGTGCGGACGGCGGGCTcaggcgcgggcggcggcggcggcagcggctccACGGAGCACCTGGACGCGCTGGTGAAGAAAGACAAGGTGGTGGTCTTCCTCAAGGGGACGCCGGAGCAGCCCCAGTGCGGCTTCAGTAACGCCGTGGTGCAGATCCTGCGGCTGCACGGCGTCCGCGACTACGCGGCCTACAACGTGCTGGACGACCCCGACCTCCGGCAAG GCATCAAGGACTACTCCAACTGGCCCACCATCCCGCAGGTGTACCTCAACGGCGAGTTTGTGGGGGGCTGCGACATCCTCCTGCAGATGCACCAGAACGGGGACCTGGTGGAGGAGCTGAAGAAGCTGGGGGTGCGCTCCGCCCTCCTGGGTGAAGACAAAGACCAGGACTCCAAGTGA